Proteins found in one Hyla sarda isolate aHylSar1 chromosome 7, aHylSar1.hap1, whole genome shotgun sequence genomic segment:
- the LOC130281808 gene encoding transcription initiation factor TFIID subunit 1-like: MAPTREMSIETMERIIKLIQDGKPTRSVAKDVGCSQSAVCKIWCKYKKNGKVMKGKHTGRPRKTSKLQDKKLEAICLGNKKCTAREMKNQWAESGVNVCDRTVRNRLNEMGFKYGKDQAQQGPTSRIKEEQVSHDEDSADTNIYTLGDHTQQDPTAHIKEELVSCDEDLMETNNHRPTDHRLEPSTHIEERSSRNKDLTDVDNHRPTDHRLEPLTHIEERSSRNKDLTDADNHRPTDHRLEPSTPIEERSSRNKDLTDADIHRPTDHRLEPSTPIEEQSSRNKDLTDADNHRPTDHRLEPSTPIEEQSSRNKDLTDADNHRPTDHRLEPSTHIEERSSRNKDLTDADNHRPTDHRLEPSTPIEEQSSRNKDLTDADNHRPTDHRLEPSTPIEERAPSDGNLMDTNSHIPID; this comes from the coding sequence ATGGCCCCCACAAGAGAAATGTCGATCGAAACAATGGAAAGGATTATAAAACTCATTCAAGACGGGAAACCGACACGGAGTGTGgcaaaagatgttggttgttcccagtcgGCCGTGTGTAAGATTTGGTGCAAGTATAAGAAAAATGGGAAGGTTATGAAGGGAAAACATACAGGTAGACCAAGGAAGACGTCAAAGCTTCAGGATAAAAAACTGGAAGCGATTTGTCTTGGGAATAAGAAATGCACAGCCAGGGAGATGAAGAACCAATGGGCGGAATCGGGAGTCAACGTCTGCGACAGAACTGTGAGGAATCGGCTCAATGAAATGGGATTTAAGTACGGGAAAGATCAAGCGCAACAAGGTCCCACTAGTCGTATTAAGGAGGAACAAGTGTCACATGATGAAGATTCGGCAGACACCAATATTTATACACTCGGAGATCATACGCAACAAGATCCAACTGCTCATATTAAGGAGGAACTAGTGTCATGTGATGAAGATCTGATGGAAACCAACAATCATCGACCTACGGATCATAGACTAGAACCATCGACTCATATTGAGGAACGATCCTCACGGAATAAAGATCTTACAGACGTCGACAATCATCGACCTACAGATCATAGACTAGAACCATTGACTCATATTGAGGAACGATCCTCACGGAATAAAGATCTCACAGACGCCGACAATCATCGACCTACAGATCATAGACTAGAACCATCGACTCCTATTGAGGAACGATCCTCACGGAATAAAGATCTTACAGACGCCGATATTCATCGACCTACGGATCATAGGCTAGAACCATCGACTCCTATTGAGGAACAATCCTCACGTAATAAAGATCTCACAGATGCCGACAATCATCGACCTACAGATCATAGACTAGAACCATCGACTCCTATTGAGGAACAATCCTCACGTAATAAAGATCTCACAGACGCCGACAATCATCGACCTACAGATCATAGACTAGAACCATCGACTCATATTGAGGAACGATCCTCACGGAATAAAGATCTTACAGACGCCGACAATCATCGACCTACGGATCATAGGCTAGAACCATCGACTCCTATTGAGGAACAATCCTCACGTAATAAAGATCTCACAGACGCCGACAATCATCGACCTACAGATCATAGACTAGAACCATCGACTCCTATTGAGGAACGAGCCCCAAGTGATGGAAATCTCATGGACACCAACAGTCATATACCAATAGATTAA